Proteins encoded together in one Haloarcula rubripromontorii window:
- a CDS encoding ABC transporter substrate-binding protein, with the protein MDETGDTGGFTRRHYLSGGGLLLGTSIIAGCSGNSAESASTATSSNTDTDGATPSDSGSYTASLSPVGEVEFDSIPENVFTMYNQYADMLVALDCDDAINSMFVPDMAGPSMNHYYERLSGVSFDWEDLPNPYDNFSKEFFYSLDSDIHFLDPAWAITQENWDLSDIEEVIDNIGPLFGNFYSGTHGDPQEPYSDDYRYYTLWEIFGRVATVFRERERYEQLRSVHEELIETIQTNLPPQEERPTAVRVTLGDGKFWTYHLNRPGFWLADTRPLAANDAFGDETWDGLWGSVGYETMLEADPDVILHLWGMTPRYDIDDIRRRLAAHSVGKELAAVKDNRVYAHGMRYQGPIMNLFQIEMTAKQLYPDVFGEWPTYENEDHYPEIPPDEQLFSRDRVAKIITGE; encoded by the coding sequence ATGGACGAGACAGGAGATACAGGAGGTTTCACCCGGCGCCACTACCTCTCCGGCGGTGGCTTGCTCCTCGGCACTTCCATCATTGCTGGCTGTTCCGGCAACAGTGCTGAATCGGCGAGTACAGCTACATCAAGCAATACCGACACGGACGGAGCGACGCCATCAGATAGCGGCTCATACACTGCTTCACTTTCCCCTGTTGGAGAAGTCGAGTTCGACTCCATTCCGGAGAATGTCTTCACGATGTACAATCAGTATGCGGACATGCTAGTGGCACTTGATTGCGATGACGCAATCAATTCGATGTTCGTCCCAGATATGGCTGGGCCATCGATGAACCACTACTACGAGCGACTTTCGGGTGTCTCTTTTGACTGGGAAGACCTTCCGAACCCTTACGATAATTTCAGCAAGGAGTTCTTTTACAGCCTCGATAGCGACATTCACTTCCTAGATCCCGCATGGGCGATTACCCAGGAGAACTGGGATCTGAGCGATATCGAGGAAGTTATCGACAACATCGGACCCCTTTTCGGAAATTTCTACAGCGGAACACACGGCGATCCGCAGGAACCATACAGTGATGACTATCGGTATTACACGCTGTGGGAAATCTTCGGTCGTGTAGCCACCGTGTTTCGAGAGCGAGAGCGCTACGAACAGCTCAGATCAGTTCACGAAGAACTCATAGAAACCATCCAGACGAACCTACCACCGCAGGAAGAACGGCCGACAGCAGTTCGGGTTACACTTGGTGACGGGAAGTTTTGGACGTATCACCTCAACCGGCCGGGATTCTGGCTCGCCGACACGCGTCCGCTCGCAGCCAACGACGCCTTCGGGGATGAGACATGGGACGGTCTCTGGGGTTCGGTTGGCTACGAAACGATGCTGGAGGCAGACCCTGACGTAATCCTCCATCTCTGGGGAATGACACCACGCTACGATATTGACGACATCCGCAGAAGACTTGCCGCACACAGCGTTGGCAAAGAGCTCGCGGCAGTCAAAGACAACCGCGTGTACGCGCACGGGATGAGATATCAGGGTCCAATCATGAATCTCTTCCAGATCGAAATGACTGCTAAACAACTGTACCCGGATGTCTTTGGCGAGTGGCCTACCTACGAAAATGAGGACCACTATCCGGAAATTCCACCGGATGAACAGCTTTTCAGCCGCGACCGCGTTGCTAAGATTATTACAGGCGAATAA
- a CDS encoding NADH-quinone oxidoreductase subunit B, whose protein sequence is MSSNRRNVDDAQSDQRISRGRSTKNRCNSTLREVLGSSPFILTKFDTFMNWVRGSSMFVLQFGIACCTIEMMGTLATKHDLDRFAAGVPRASPRQADLIIVPGTIVSKFAPRMKRVYDQMPEPKFVVSMGSCTISGGPFQEGYNVIKGAEQVIPVDIHVPGCPPRPEALIYGVAKLQERIAEGESSPVTVKPYELEQFGDLERDELVSKLASEIDENDLVMRYDWNAP, encoded by the coding sequence ATGAGCAGTAATCGGCGAAACGTAGACGACGCACAGTCTGACCAGCGAATATCCCGCGGCAGAAGCACGAAGAACCGATGTAATTCTACACTCCGGGAGGTACTTGGCTCGTCTCCGTTCATTCTCACGAAATTCGACACGTTCATGAACTGGGTTCGAGGCTCTTCGATGTTTGTGCTGCAGTTCGGGATTGCCTGTTGTACCATTGAAATGATGGGCACTCTCGCTACGAAACACGACCTTGACCGATTTGCTGCTGGAGTCCCTCGGGCATCACCGAGACAGGCAGACTTGATTATCGTCCCGGGAACCATCGTTTCGAAGTTCGCACCGCGGATGAAGCGCGTCTACGACCAGATGCCCGAACCGAAGTTCGTCGTCTCGATGGGGTCGTGTACCATATCCGGTGGCCCGTTCCAGGAGGGATACAACGTGATCAAGGGTGCAGAACAAGTCATTCCGGTCGATATCCACGTCCCGGGCTGTCCACCACGTCCCGAGGCGCTCATCTACGGCGTCGCCAAGCTACAGGAGCGCATCGCCGAAGGCGAGTCTTCGCCGGTGACGGTCAAGCCGTATGAACTCGAGCAGTTCGGTGATCTTGAACGAGACGAGTTGGTGTCCAAGCTTGCTAGCGAAATCGACGAGAACGACCTCGTCATGCGATACGACTGGAATGCGCCATAG
- a CDS encoding helix-turn-helix domain-containing protein, with the protein MRYLRLEIRYASEYQRPMHRFMTESEAIKREWLVTWKVGVEDKIAYTLFYVVGDREPYESALSTVEAMESYDITPVRDEAFYAFVRGRETDQSRQFYTAFEQPTLMVVPPVAYRPNGIVLFDVVGEPAVLEDVRRELPDGITVNVRKVGEYDASPGTFETDLTSRQREALAAGREAGYYDVPRTGSVEDVAKELGCAPSTASNHLRKAEAQLVERVFR; encoded by the coding sequence ATGAGATATCTCCGCTTGGAAATCAGGTATGCATCGGAGTATCAGCGTCCGATGCATCGTTTCATGACCGAAAGCGAGGCAATCAAGCGCGAATGGCTCGTCACATGGAAAGTCGGCGTCGAGGACAAGATCGCCTATACGTTGTTCTATGTCGTCGGCGACCGGGAGCCCTACGAATCGGCGCTTTCTACGGTTGAAGCCATGGAGAGCTACGATATTACACCCGTTCGGGACGAGGCGTTCTACGCGTTCGTCCGTGGCCGAGAGACTGACCAATCACGGCAGTTCTACACGGCGTTCGAGCAACCGACGCTAATGGTCGTCCCGCCGGTTGCCTACCGACCGAACGGAATTGTGTTGTTTGACGTCGTCGGGGAGCCTGCTGTTCTCGAAGACGTCCGGAGGGAACTCCCAGACGGAATTACGGTAAATGTCCGAAAAGTCGGTGAATACGATGCCAGTCCCGGAACATTCGAAACCGACCTTACTTCACGCCAGCGCGAAGCGCTCGCTGCGGGACGGGAAGCCGGTTACTACGATGTCCCACGAACTGGGAGTGTCGAGGACGTCGCTAAGGAACTCGGTTGTGCGCCCAGTACCGCGTCGAACCATCTCAGGAAAGCGGAGGCACAGCTTGTCGAACGTGTGTTCCGGTGA
- a CDS encoding Cdc6/Cdc18 family protein, which translates to MGMFERDTEIYLDRDALREDYQPENLVGRDTELNRYRAALQPVINGEQPNNIFLYGKTGVGKTAGTRYLIDHLEEDAAKYEDIDLTVKMLNCDGLSSSYQIATRLVNEFRDETSQISTTGYPRATVYDMLWTELDSCGGTIYIVLDEVDHIEDDSILYQLPRARANDNLSSAKIGIIGISNDFSFRDDLSPKVKSSLCEEEIQFPAYDAKELIQILQQRADVAFHDGVLEDGVIELCAAYGAKDAGDARQSLDLLMKTGDLARDKATDTISEDLVREARDVLERGRIQEGISGLTQHGHLVVYAMVTLDQEGKTPARTRDIRPRYTNFAEKAGIDPLVPRRMRDHLGELSMLGIISAIERNEGRRGGTYREYSLEMDPEMILAALEKTVDDVGIHKSVTNLVDSEATLSDFQST; encoded by the coding sequence ATGGGGATGTTCGAACGCGACACCGAGATTTACCTGGACCGGGATGCCCTTCGAGAGGACTATCAGCCTGAGAACCTCGTCGGGCGTGATACTGAACTCAATCGGTATCGAGCAGCTCTTCAGCCCGTGATCAACGGTGAACAGCCAAACAACATCTTCTTGTACGGTAAAACTGGAGTCGGAAAGACCGCCGGCACGCGGTATTTAATCGACCATCTCGAAGAAGACGCAGCGAAATACGAGGATATCGACCTCACGGTGAAGATGCTAAACTGTGATGGGCTCTCCAGCAGCTATCAGATCGCTACCCGACTCGTCAACGAATTCAGGGACGAAACGAGTCAGATCAGTACGACTGGATATCCTCGTGCCACGGTGTATGATATGCTGTGGACCGAACTCGATTCCTGTGGCGGTACTATCTATATTGTTCTCGACGAAGTCGATCACATTGAGGACGATAGTATTCTGTACCAACTCCCGCGCGCGCGAGCAAATGACAATCTTAGTTCTGCGAAAATCGGTATCATCGGTATCTCGAACGATTTCTCTTTTCGCGATGATCTCTCCCCGAAAGTTAAGAGTTCACTCTGCGAGGAGGAGATCCAGTTTCCCGCATACGACGCGAAGGAGTTGATCCAGATCCTGCAACAACGCGCTGACGTAGCGTTTCACGATGGTGTTCTTGAAGATGGTGTCATCGAACTCTGCGCTGCCTACGGCGCGAAAGATGCCGGTGACGCGCGACAATCACTCGACCTGCTCATGAAAACGGGTGACTTGGCCCGCGACAAAGCCACAGACACGATCTCGGAAGACCTCGTTCGAGAGGCACGCGACGTTCTGGAACGCGGTCGGATCCAGGAAGGCATCTCGGGACTGACCCAACACGGCCATCTGGTTGTGTACGCAATGGTTACGCTTGACCAGGAAGGGAAGACGCCGGCCCGAACACGGGATATCAGACCTCGATACACGAACTTCGCAGAAAAGGCGGGAATCGATCCGCTTGTTCCACGCCGGATGCGTGACCATCTCGGCGAGCTGTCGATGTTGGGCATTATCTCAGCAATCGAGCGGAACGAGGGACGCCGTGGGGGAACGTATCGCGAATACTCTCTCGAGATGGACCCGGAAATGATTCTCGCAGCACTTGAGAAAACCGTCGACGATGTTGGAATTCACAAATCCGTCACTAACCTCGTCGACAGCGAAGCGACGCTCTCGGATTTTCAGTCCACTTAG
- a CDS encoding HalOD1 output domain-containing protein, translated as MTDESQADEADREIGPFEAPGGTITEVRYDPASDRELAVVIVQAIADQTGREIKSYHESPLHESIDVGAIETLLFGTQPNQSTGPATQTISFQYQGVLVTIHANGLIELAITDNSGRRQD; from the coding sequence ATGACTGACGAGAGCCAAGCGGATGAGGCTGATAGGGAGATAGGCCCGTTTGAAGCACCGGGTGGCACTATCACTGAGGTTCGGTATGACCCGGCCAGTGATCGGGAGCTTGCTGTAGTCATTGTTCAGGCGATCGCTGATCAGACGGGAAGAGAGATAAAATCGTATCATGAGTCCCCGTTGCACGAGTCTATCGATGTCGGAGCCATTGAGACACTACTGTTCGGCACACAACCAAACCAGTCAACCGGGCCAGCAACTCAGACCATCAGTTTTCAATACCAAGGCGTTCTGGTGACAATTCACGCTAACGGACTGATCGAGCTGGCGATTACTGACAACAGTGGTAGAAGGCAGGATTAG
- a CDS encoding lactate utilization protein, whose translation MSQQKSDYADDADIDESLDELASEETIEETVENLEANGFDVVVVDSADDALTELQSLIPAEASVMNGHSTTLEEIGFVDYLTEGDHEWESLPDQIWSIDDDAKRQAARRESQTADYFLGGINGISQTGELVAADRSGSRIGAYPFAASNVVIVSGVNKIVPTLEDALDRLESVAYPLENERAKEAYGVDSAIAKQLILRQELEEDRTTVVLIRDHLGY comes from the coding sequence ATGTCTCAACAGAAATCAGATTACGCGGATGATGCTGACATCGACGAATCACTGGACGAGCTGGCCTCCGAGGAGACCATCGAGGAAACTGTCGAGAACCTAGAGGCAAACGGGTTCGATGTCGTCGTTGTTGACTCAGCCGACGATGCGCTCACGGAACTGCAGTCGCTCATCCCGGCAGAGGCGTCTGTAATGAACGGCCACTCAACAACGCTCGAAGAGATCGGCTTTGTCGACTACCTGACCGAGGGGGACCACGAGTGGGAAAGCCTTCCTGACCAGATATGGAGTATCGACGACGACGCGAAGCGCCAGGCTGCCCGCCGAGAGTCACAGACGGCCGATTACTTCCTCGGTGGCATCAACGGCATTTCCCAGACCGGCGAACTCGTCGCGGCAGACCGTTCGGGGAGCCGCATCGGTGCGTATCCGTTCGCGGCCAGTAACGTCGTCATCGTCAGTGGCGTGAACAAAATCGTGCCGACGCTCGAAGACGCGCTCGACCGACTGGAGAGCGTCGCGTACCCACTCGAAAACGAGCGTGCGAAGGAGGCTTACGGCGTCGACTCCGCAATCGCCAAGCAACTCATCCTCCGTCAAGAACTCGAAGAGGACCGTACGACCGTGGTCCTCATCCGGGACCACCTCGGCTACTGA
- a CDS encoding bile acid:sodium symporter family protein — protein sequence MSRAASKYFVVWVIILAGFALVRPDPFVPVLNYVTPLLGLIMLGMGLTLQPTDFRRLIEDPVDIGIGAVTQWLVMPAAAYGLYVLLDLPDAVGIGLILVGAAPGGTASNVMTYLGRGDVALSVAITTLTTIAAPIVMPAWVVFTLGEQISVTFAEMFQSIIQIVIIPVLLGFTLRYLLDRYSPKAAEIGTDVFPVISVAAIVAIVAGVVGANVDNILTAGLLVLVAVITHNAIGLGSGYGVGLATGMSKDRVRTCAFEVGLQNSGLAVALATTLFEPAAALIPALFSVWHNITGPALASFFSWQGEEQNSAGAVPSDD from the coding sequence GTGAGTCGTGCTGCGAGCAAATACTTCGTCGTCTGGGTTATTATTCTGGCAGGCTTCGCTCTCGTCAGGCCGGATCCGTTCGTCCCAGTTTTGAATTACGTAACCCCGCTACTCGGGCTAATCATGCTTGGGATGGGGTTGACACTTCAGCCGACAGACTTTCGACGGCTGATCGAGGACCCGGTGGACATTGGCATCGGCGCGGTCACGCAGTGGTTGGTGATGCCTGCCGCTGCGTACGGGCTGTACGTCCTGCTTGATCTCCCAGATGCTGTCGGTATCGGCCTCATTCTAGTTGGTGCCGCCCCTGGTGGGACCGCATCGAACGTGATGACATATCTCGGTCGAGGCGACGTGGCCCTGTCCGTCGCCATCACGACCCTCACGACCATTGCAGCACCCATCGTGATGCCGGCCTGGGTAGTGTTTACTCTCGGTGAGCAGATCAGCGTTACCTTTGCAGAAATGTTCCAGAGCATCATTCAGATCGTCATTATTCCGGTGCTACTCGGGTTCACGCTCCGATACCTGCTGGACCGCTATTCGCCGAAAGCCGCTGAAATCGGGACCGACGTGTTCCCGGTTATCAGTGTGGCCGCCATCGTCGCAATCGTCGCCGGCGTCGTTGGGGCGAACGTGGACAACATTCTCACGGCAGGTCTGCTTGTTCTGGTGGCGGTCATTACCCACAACGCGATTGGGCTTGGTTCGGGATACGGTGTCGGTCTGGCAACTGGGATGTCGAAAGACCGCGTTCGGACCTGTGCGTTTGAGGTGGGCCTACAGAACAGCGGACTGGCGGTTGCGCTGGCGACGACCCTGTTCGAGCCTGCAGCCGCGCTCATCCCCGCGCTGTTCAGCGTTTGGCACAACATCACAGGGCCGGCGCTGGCGAGTTTCTTTAGCTGGCAGGGCGAGGAGCAGAATTCCGCTGGGGCTGTGCCGAGCGACGACTAA
- a CDS encoding SDR family NAD(P)-dependent oxidoreductase: MYEMGKTVALVTGAASGIGRKTATRFAEEGASVVVADIDADGGAETVTQIEDRGGTATFLETNVGRLESIQSTVEATVDRYGQLDYVVNNAATGNEPAPITDIEEDEWDRINTVNQKGVWGGMKHEIPALQDSGGGAIVNVASLAGIRASPGRTPYGASKHGIVGLTKSAALEFADQDVRVNAVCPTIVDTPALRSLSEAEQDQIISKVPMKRPAQPEEVANAILWLCSDEASFITGQAIPVDGGESQQ, translated from the coding sequence ATGTACGAGATGGGGAAGACTGTCGCACTTGTTACCGGCGCTGCATCTGGCATCGGTCGGAAAACGGCAACGCGTTTCGCCGAAGAGGGGGCATCTGTTGTTGTCGCTGACATCGATGCGGACGGCGGTGCTGAAACAGTCACACAGATCGAGGACCGGGGCGGGACCGCAACGTTTCTCGAAACGAATGTTGGCCGCTTGGAGTCAATTCAGTCGACAGTTGAGGCAACTGTCGACCGGTATGGACAGCTCGATTACGTCGTAAACAATGCAGCGACAGGGAACGAGCCTGCCCCGATAACTGACATTGAGGAGGATGAATGGGATCGCATCAATACGGTCAATCAGAAGGGTGTCTGGGGAGGGATGAAACACGAGATTCCAGCGCTGCAGGACTCTGGTGGCGGTGCAATAGTCAATGTCGCCTCACTGGCCGGGATACGTGCCAGCCCTGGCCGAACACCGTACGGTGCAAGTAAGCACGGTATCGTTGGGCTGACGAAATCGGCTGCACTTGAATTTGCAGATCAGGATGTCCGCGTGAACGCAGTCTGTCCAACAATCGTCGACACACCAGCCTTACGGTCACTGTCTGAAGCAGAGCAAGACCAGATCATATCGAAAGTACCGATGAAGCGACCTGCACAGCCAGAAGAAGTGGCAAACGCTATTCTCTGGCTCTGCTCGGACGAGGCGTCGTTCATTACCGGACAGGCGATACCGGTAGACGGCGGTGAGTCCCAGCAGTAA
- a CDS encoding TetR/AcrR family transcriptional regulator, with product MQATYNALSKHGYDNLTIQDIADEFERSRTLLYYHYDGRDELLVDFLEYVLHDFLEQLPDGEGSAQEELETLVETLLPTTLDEDVYQVQLAMFELRVNGPHNEAAREQYLQVDREIKDTLESIFQRGIDSGTFSDIDPVVEAELFLSILTGTRTRRLTVYKPEQSIAELRTAIDTQVERITTDSN from the coding sequence ATGCAGGCGACATATAACGCGCTGAGTAAGCACGGGTACGACAACCTCACTATTCAGGATATCGCCGACGAGTTTGAACGGAGTCGGACACTGCTCTACTATCACTACGATGGTCGTGATGAGCTACTGGTCGACTTCCTTGAGTACGTCCTGCATGACTTTCTTGAGCAACTACCAGATGGCGAAGGATCAGCACAGGAAGAGCTTGAAACACTTGTCGAGACGCTTCTCCCGACAACACTGGATGAAGACGTGTATCAGGTCCAGCTCGCCATGTTTGAACTTCGCGTAAACGGACCACACAACGAAGCGGCACGTGAGCAGTATCTACAGGTCGACAGAGAGATCAAGGACACGCTTGAGTCGATTTTCCAGCGTGGCATCGACTCTGGCACGTTTAGCGACATTGATCCAGTTGTTGAAGCAGAGCTGTTCTTATCAATCTTGACCGGTACTCGTACCCGCCGGCTCACTGTATACAAGCCCGAGCAATCTATCGCTGAACTGCGGACTGCAATTGATACGCAGGTTGAACGAATCACGACGGACTCGAACTAA
- a CDS encoding DUF7344 domain-containing protein translates to MTNSEKAGQATSLDDILKTLANVQRRKILVRLLDHNPQDDTPVVVDDSEQDQDAIERLISMQHVHLPKLEEYGFIEWDRDSHEVRKGPKFNEIQPLLELLVSHSDELPDDWL, encoded by the coding sequence ATGACAAATAGTGAGAAAGCAGGCCAGGCGACCTCGTTGGACGATATCTTGAAGACCTTGGCAAACGTCCAGCGTCGCAAAATACTGGTACGACTGCTGGATCACAATCCACAAGACGACACCCCAGTCGTCGTCGATGATTCCGAACAAGATCAGGACGCTATAGAACGGCTCATCTCAATGCAGCACGTCCATCTCCCAAAGCTGGAAGAGTACGGCTTCATTGAGTGGGATCGGGACTCCCACGAGGTACGGAAAGGGCCGAAGTTCAACGAGATTCAACCGCTGCTGGAGCTGTTAGTGTCTCACTCTGACGAACTCCCCGACGATTGGCTGTGA
- a CDS encoding oligopeptide/dipeptide ABC transporter ATP-binding protein, translated as MTQRNQTPDDVQSGTPVIEVENVSKAFSPKRSILDRLRSSDSAAKAVCNVSLAVHRGETLGLVGESGCGKSTLAKLITGQLTPDDGQVRLDGTCVGDLSERSTAQRRRIGVVFQHARGSFDPRWPIGRSIAEADGDATSASLHGIGLDEVAELLCSVDLAPEIADRYPQELSGGQIQRVALARAIAHDPDVIVLDEPVSGLDMATQARVLSLLADIQQQFGVGYVFISHDLNVVRFLADRVAVMYAGELVEVGRANELFQSPNHPYTEALLRAIPSDDPRDPPPVPLHGAPPDPADRPEGCPFHPRCPAATQSCQEHHPSLEEVRETHVRCLHAPEATGETDINEAHAGDGLVYE; from the coding sequence ATGACACAGCGTAATCAGACTCCAGATGATGTGCAGTCTGGCACTCCTGTGATCGAAGTAGAAAACGTCTCGAAAGCGTTCTCACCGAAGCGATCCATCCTCGACAGATTGCGTAGCAGCGACTCAGCGGCGAAAGCGGTCTGTAATGTGTCCTTAGCAGTCCACCGTGGCGAAACGCTGGGACTTGTTGGTGAGAGTGGCTGTGGGAAATCAACACTCGCGAAACTCATAACCGGACAACTCACCCCGGACGATGGACAAGTTCGTCTCGATGGAACGTGTGTCGGTGACCTCTCAGAGCGTTCCACCGCGCAACGGCGGCGAATCGGCGTCGTGTTTCAACACGCCCGAGGGAGCTTTGACCCCCGGTGGCCTATCGGCCGATCAATTGCTGAAGCCGATGGCGATGCCACTTCGGCTTCACTACATGGCATCGGTCTTGACGAGGTTGCTGAGTTGTTGTGCAGTGTTGATCTCGCGCCAGAAATCGCTGACCGGTATCCGCAGGAACTCTCCGGCGGCCAGATACAGCGCGTCGCTCTCGCCCGAGCTATTGCACACGACCCCGATGTAATCGTGCTTGATGAGCCAGTGTCCGGACTCGATATGGCCACACAGGCGAGAGTCCTTTCGCTTCTCGCAGACATACAACAGCAGTTCGGTGTCGGCTACGTATTTATCTCCCATGACCTCAACGTCGTCAGGTTCCTCGCTGATAGGGTCGCGGTAATGTATGCTGGCGAACTCGTCGAAGTCGGGCGAGCAAACGAACTGTTCCAGTCCCCGAACCATCCCTATACTGAAGCGTTACTCCGTGCGATTCCGAGTGACGACCCACGAGATCCCCCACCAGTGCCGCTTCACGGTGCACCTCCTGACCCGGCAGATAGACCGGAGGGATGTCCGTTCCACCCACGTTGTCCGGCCGCGACACAATCGTGTCAGGAACACCACCCTTCACTCGAAGAGGTTCGAGAGACACACGTCCGGTGTCTTCATGCTCCGGAAGCGACCGGCGAAACAGACATAAATGAGGCCCATGCTGGAGATGGACTCGTATATGAGTAG
- a CDS encoding ABC transporter ATP-binding protein, whose product MSRPLLRVENLQTRFDTDHGIVDAVNGVSFTVDQGEIVGILGESGSGKSVTARSICRLEDPGEIVGGSITFADRELTTATEATLRQLRGNKVSMVFQDPTESLNPVFPVGEQIAESVRIHQSSETQRLLDFLGVSPFRDRSAWKNAREHAIGLLDQVGIPNPEANVSSFPHEFSGGLRQRAVLAIALASEPALLVADEPTTALDTTTQADILSRLRSLRDEQNTGILLISHDVGVIAQTCDRVVVLYDGEVMEAGPVERILTAPEHPYTRALLSCSVRNSDADEQAQSVMARLGDPSSSHEGCPFADRCQHVTEACRSGSVPTTEDTSDHRLACLEAPFSEDKFVSEQQEIPAANGGQQNDTA is encoded by the coding sequence ATGAGCAGACCACTGCTTCGCGTTGAGAACTTACAGACTCGTTTCGACACTGATCACGGAATTGTCGACGCGGTCAACGGGGTATCGTTCACCGTTGACCAGGGCGAAATTGTCGGTATACTCGGCGAAAGTGGGAGCGGCAAGTCTGTCACTGCCAGGTCAATTTGCCGACTCGAAGATCCCGGAGAAATCGTTGGCGGCTCAATTACCTTCGCTGATAGAGAGCTAACAACTGCTACTGAAGCGACACTGCGTCAGCTACGTGGGAATAAGGTCTCGATGGTCTTTCAGGACCCGACGGAAAGCTTGAACCCTGTGTTTCCGGTCGGTGAACAGATCGCTGAATCGGTTCGAATACACCAATCGAGCGAGACACAACGTCTGCTAGATTTCCTCGGTGTGTCACCGTTCCGAGATCGGTCAGCGTGGAAGAACGCACGGGAGCACGCAATCGGGTTGCTGGACCAAGTTGGTATCCCGAACCCTGAAGCAAATGTATCGTCATTTCCACACGAGTTCTCTGGTGGCCTCCGACAACGAGCAGTCCTCGCCATTGCACTGGCAAGTGAACCCGCATTGCTGGTTGCCGACGAGCCCACAACAGCACTTGACACGACCACACAGGCAGATATTCTCAGTCGATTACGCTCGCTACGTGACGAGCAGAACACCGGTATACTCCTTATTTCCCACGATGTCGGTGTAATTGCACAGACATGTGACCGTGTCGTGGTACTCTACGACGGAGAGGTAATGGAAGCCGGTCCCGTTGAGCGAATACTGACCGCACCGGAACATCCGTACACGAGAGCACTCCTTTCGTGTTCGGTCCGAAACAGCGACGCTGACGAGCAAGCTCAGTCCGTCATGGCGCGTCTAGGGGACCCCAGCAGCAGCCACGAGGGCTGTCCGTTTGCCGACCGGTGCCAGCATGTGACTGAAGCGTGTCGCTCGGGGTCGGTTCCGACGACTGAGGACACATCGGACCACCGACTTGCCTGTCTCGAAGCACCGTTCTCTGAAGACAAGTTCGTGTCCGAACAGCAGGAGATTCCAGCAGCTAACGGGGGACAACAGAATGACACAGCGTAA
- the nikC gene encoding nickel transporter permease has protein sequence MRDRAANGRDRQKVNKRQEWTDRLATDRLGQFGIGVVLALLVLAALGPVVSPYDPVEQDLSNRLESPSLSHPFGTDQLGRDVLTRLVHGARFSLGIAVAVTTVRLIMGTAVGLVAGYAGGWIDEALMRLVDILLAFPGIVLALVIAGILGPSLVNVMLALAVVGWASYARLVRSSVLSLREREFVSAARLLGRSRAHIAIRHLLPNVVAPVVVLATLDIGSVILGTAGLSFLGLGAQPPTPEWGTMLASGRSYLRQAWWLVNAPGLCIMLTVLGFNLLGDSLREMLSPTQTAQMEEL, from the coding sequence ATGAGGGACCGAGCAGCCAACGGTAGAGATAGACAGAAAGTCAACAAGCGGCAGGAATGGACTGACAGACTCGCAACGGACCGCCTCGGACAATTCGGAATCGGAGTTGTGCTCGCGTTACTCGTCCTTGCGGCACTTGGACCCGTTGTTTCGCCCTACGATCCAGTCGAACAGGACCTTTCGAACAGGCTTGAATCTCCGTCACTGTCCCATCCGTTCGGGACCGACCAGCTCGGTAGAGACGTACTGACTAGACTCGTTCATGGTGCGCGATTCTCGCTCGGTATCGCCGTCGCTGTAACCACTGTGCGGCTTATTATGGGGACAGCAGTCGGTCTCGTCGCCGGCTACGCTGGTGGCTGGATTGATGAGGCACTGATGCGACTTGTCGATATACTGCTTGCGTTCCCCGGAATCGTCCTCGCACTTGTCATCGCCGGGATTTTGGGGCCGAGTCTGGTGAACGTGATGCTTGCACTGGCGGTCGTTGGTTGGGCATCGTACGCACGGTTAGTTCGGAGTAGTGTACTCTCGCTTCGAGAGCGTGAGTTTGTAAGCGCCGCACGGTTGCTCGGCCGGTCACGAGCGCACATCGCGATTCGCCACTTATTACCGAACGTCGTTGCACCAGTCGTCGTTCTGGCAACGCTTGACATCGGCAGCGTCATTCTCGGTACAGCGGGACTTTCATTCCTTGGACTGGGCGCACAGCCACCCACACCTGAATGGGGGACAATGCTTGCATCCGGACGCAGCTATCTCAGACAGGCGTGGTGGCTTGTCAACGCGCCGGGCCTCTGTATCATGCTCACCGTGCTCGGATTCAATCTTCTCGGAGACAGCCTTCGAGAGATGCTTTCACCTACGCAAACAGCACAGATGGAGGAACTGTAG